The following proteins come from a genomic window of Posidoniimonas polymericola:
- a CDS encoding RimK family alpha-L-glutamate ligase has translation MKLGILSRNRNCYSTRRLREAAVSRGHDVKVLDTLKFSIDLEQGEPDLFFRSKQLSHYDAVLPRIGASITYFGTALVRQFEQMDVFSANSSAGITASRDKLRTMQVLSRHQLGMPATTFVRDRKDILPAIERIGGAPVVIKLLEGTQGVGVILAESVKVAEAIIETLQSTQQNVLVQKFVKESKGKDIRAFVVGDRVIGAMRRVAQGTEFRSNVHRGGKTEPVDLDENFCETAVRAAQILGLRIAGVDMLESTSGPQIMEVNSSPGLEGIELCTQLDIAGAIVDYIAAQVDFREIDLRQRLTVSRGYGVSEIHVPEGSEFVGKSIDESGLPERDINVLTLYRGTTVIPNPRLKRTLEPGDRMLCFGKLEQMRSMIPDRVRKKRRPKVGELPETEVVHDAEQRAAESAGE, from the coding sequence ATGAAACTTGGCATCCTTTCCCGCAACCGCAACTGCTACAGCACCCGCCGGCTCCGCGAGGCCGCGGTGAGCCGCGGTCACGACGTGAAGGTGCTCGACACGCTGAAGTTCTCGATCGACCTGGAACAGGGCGAGCCCGACCTGTTCTTCCGCTCCAAGCAGCTCAGCCACTACGACGCCGTGCTCCCGCGGATCGGGGCCTCGATCACCTACTTCGGCACCGCGTTGGTGCGGCAGTTCGAGCAGATGGACGTCTTCTCCGCCAACTCGTCGGCCGGCATCACCGCCTCGCGAGACAAGCTGCGGACGATGCAGGTGCTCAGCCGCCATCAGCTCGGCATGCCGGCCACCACGTTCGTACGCGACCGCAAGGACATCCTGCCGGCAATCGAACGCATCGGCGGCGCCCCGGTGGTGATCAAGCTGCTCGAGGGGACGCAGGGCGTCGGCGTGATCTTGGCCGAGAGCGTCAAGGTCGCCGAGGCCATCATCGAGACCCTGCAGTCCACGCAGCAGAACGTGCTGGTGCAGAAATTCGTCAAAGAAAGCAAGGGCAAGGACATCCGCGCGTTCGTCGTCGGCGACCGCGTGATCGGCGCGATGCGTCGCGTCGCCCAGGGTACCGAGTTCCGCAGCAACGTCCACCGCGGCGGCAAGACCGAGCCGGTCGACCTCGACGAGAACTTCTGCGAGACCGCCGTCCGCGCCGCTCAGATCCTCGGCCTCCGGATCGCCGGCGTCGATATGCTGGAGTCGACCAGCGGGCCGCAGATCATGGAGGTCAACTCCTCGCCCGGCCTGGAGGGGATCGAGCTCTGCACGCAGCTCGACATCGCTGGTGCGATCGTTGACTACATCGCCGCCCAGGTCGACTTCCGCGAGATCGACCTCCGCCAGCGGCTGACCGTTAGCCGCGGGTACGGCGTCTCGGAGATCCACGTGCCGGAGGGCTCCGAGTTCGTTGGCAAGTCGATCGACGAGTCCGGCTTGCCCGAACGCGACATCAACGTGCTGACGCTCTACCGCGGCACCACCGTGATCCCGAACCCGCGGCTCAAGCGGACCCTCGAGCCGGGCGACCGGATGCTCTGCTTTGGCAAGCTCGAGCAGATGCGGTCGATGATCCCCGATCGGGTCCGCAAGAAGCGGCGCCCCAAGGTTGGCGAGCTGCCCGAGACCGAGGTCGTGCACGATGCCGAGCAGCGCGCGGCCGAGTCGGCCGGCGAGTAG